The following are encoded together in the Chaetodon auriga isolate fChaAug3 chromosome 6, fChaAug3.hap1, whole genome shotgun sequence genome:
- the LOC143321754 gene encoding ELKS/Rab6-interacting/CAST family member 1-like isoform X4, giving the protein MYGSARSVGRGDANHSGGRDGGGTGNQGSGRSPRLPRSPRMGHRRTNSTGGSGGGPGGAGGKTLSMENIQSLNAAYATSGPMYLSDNEVAMAGDHLPKSGGTVTTMGRQRVTYGSRGNNSGVVAASTPNISTSVPANAVLPAGMMAGDALAFGDHHMASTVPHSLRQARDNTILDLQAQLKEVLRENEMLRREVEVKESKLSSSMNSIKTFWSPELKKERALRKDEVSKITVWKEQYRVIQDEAQHLQMTVQALQDELRIQRDLNQLLQQDPASQGRDLALTSEPTEENYRRLQAEHERQAKELFLLRKTLEEMELRIDTQKQTLGARDESIKKLLEMLQSKGPSAKASEEDQERTRRLADAEMHRHHLESLLDQRDREITALREQELHRRYEGTPESTKTKALQTVIDMKDAKINSMERSLRDMEEELLMLKSNGLLSCEERQEEMKQMEVYRSHTKFMKNKMEQVKQDLSRKDTELLGLQTKLETLTNQFSDSKQHIEVLKESLTAKEQRAAILQTEVDALRLRLEEKEATLNKKSKQIQEMSEEKGTLNGEIHDLKDMLEVKERKVNVLQKKIENLQEQLRDKEKQMSSLKERVKSLQADTSNTDTALTTLEESLAEKERIIERLKEQRDRDDREKTEELDCNKKELKELKERLSLLQGDLSDRETSLLDLKEHASSLASSGLKKDSKLKSLEIALEQKKEECLKVENQLKRAQNAALEAQANTELAERIKNLEQEVARHKEDSGKAQAEVDRLLEILREMENEKNDKDKKINELERWVETQMKDQSKKVASLKHKEQVEKSRNARLMEEARKREDNLSENSQQDTLRQKAERIEELEEALRESVQITAEREMVLAQEEAARSLQEKQMEELLGAMEKVKQELESMRAKLASTQQSLCEKEAHLSTLRAERRKHLEEVLEMKQEALLAAISEKDANIALLELSSSKKKKTQDEVALLKREKDRLVQQLKQQTQNRMKLMADNYEDDHLKTAPDHTNHKPSPDQMIPPLLALSQNRSKLKLYIAHLTDLCHDRDPSILSQLTPPSHYHHSDPEDWEEELQKMSAEQLERELEVCEKESGELQEYANSVLQQIADYCPDILEQVVNALEESC; this is encoded by the exons ATGTACGGTAGTGCCCGCTCTGTTGGCAGAGGAGATGCCAACCATagtggaggaagagatggaggtggTACTGGTAATCAGGGATCTGGCCGTTCCCCTCGCCTTCCCCGCTCTCCTCGGATGGGACACCGTCGCACCAACAGCACTGGAGGCAGTGGAGGGGgtccaggaggagcaggaggcaaGACGCTTTCCATGGAGAACATCCAGTCCCTCAATGCTGCATACGCCACCTCAGGACCAATGTACCTGAGTGACAATGAGGTTGCCATGGCAGGTGACCACCTTCCCAAAAGTGGTGGGACAGTGACGACCATGGGGAGACAGAGGGTGACATATGGGTCACGGGGCAACAACAGTGGAGTTGTGGCTGCCAGCACCCCCAACATCTCCACCTCAGTGCCTGCCAATGCTGTGCTGCCAGCCGGCATGATGGCAGGTGATGCTCTAGCTTTTGGGGACCACCACATGGCCTCCACTGTGCCCCATTCTCTGAGGCAGGCCAGAGACAACACCATACTGGACCTGCAGGCCCAATTGAAAGAG GTTCTCCGTGAGAATGAGATGCTGCGGCGAGAAGTGGAAGTTAAAGAGAGCAAGCTCAGTTCCTCTATGAATTCTATCAAGACCTTCTGGAGCCCAGAATTAAAAAAGGAGCGAGCTCTCAGGAAAGATGAGGTCTCAAAGATCACTGTCTGGAAGGAACAATACCGTGTGATTCAAGATGAAGCACAG CACCTCCAGATGACCGTTCAGGCTCTTCAGGATGAGCTGAGGATCCAGAGGGACCTGAACCAGCTGCTCCAGCAAGACCCTGCCAGCCAAGGCCGGGACCTGGCCCTAACGTCTGAACCTACGGAGGAGAACTACCGGCGGCTACAGGCCGAGCATGAGAGGCAGGCCAAAGAGCTCTTCCTCCTTAGAAAGACCctggaggagatggagctgAGGATTGACACACAGAAGCAAACCCTGGGAGCCAGAGATGAGTCCATCAAGAAACTTCTGGAGATGCTGCAGAGCAAAG GGCCATCTGCCAAGGCATCAGAGGAAGACCAGGAGCGGACCAGGAGACTGGCTGATGCAGAGATGCACAGGCATCACCTTGAGAGTTTACTggaccagagagacagagagattaCTGCATTAAGAGAG CAGGAGCTGCACCGCCGATACGAGGGAACCCCTGAGTCAACCAAAACCAAGGCTCTACAGACTGTCATCGACATGAAG GATGCAAAAATCAATTCAATGGAGCGGAGCCTGAGAgacatggaggaggagctgctaaTGCTGAAATCCAACGGACTCCTGAGCTGCGAGGAGCGTCAGGAGGAGATGAAGCAGATGGAGGTCTACCGCAGCCACACCAAGTTCATGAAGAACAAG ATGGAGCAGGTGAAACAGGACCTCTCCAGGAAGGACACTGAGCTTCTTGGTTTGCAGACCAAGCTGGAGACGCTCACCAACCAGTTCTCAGACAGCAAGCAGCACATTGAAGTCCTCAAGGAGTCCCTCACCGCCAAGGAGCAGCGAGCTGCCATCTTACAGACAGAG GTGGACGCCTTGCGCCTGCGTTtggaagagaaagaggcaaCTCTTAACAAGAAGAGCAAGCAGATACAAGAAATGTCAGAAGAGAAGGGCACACTCAACGGGGAGATCCATGACCTCAAGGACATGCTGGAGGTTAAGGAGCGCAAAGTTAATGTGCTACAGAAGAAG aTCGAGAACTTGCAGGAACAGTTGAGGGATAAGGAGAAGCAGATGAGCAGCCTCAAGGAGAGAGTGAAGTCTCTGCAGGCTGATACTTCCAACACCGACACTGCTCTCACCACACTGGAGGAGTCTCTGGCAGAAAAG GAGCGCATCATTGAGCGTCTAAAGGAGCAGCGAGACAGAGATGATCgggagaagacagaggagctTGACTGTAACAAGAAGGAGCTGAAGGAGTTGAAGGAGAGACTGAGTTTACTTCAGGGAGACctgtcagacagagag acGTCCCTGTTGGACCTGAAGGAGCATGCATCATCCCTGGCCTCCTCGGGGTTGAAGAAGGACTCCAAACTCAAGAGTCTGGAGATCGCCTtggagcagaagaaggaggagTGCCTCAAAGTGGAGAACCAGCTTAAGCGA GCTCAAAATGCAGCCCTGGAGGCTCAGGCCAACACAGAGCTGGCCGAGCGCATTAAGAACCTTGAGCAGGAAGTGGCTCGCCACAAAGAGGACTCTGGGAAGGCCCAGGCTGAGGTGGACCGCCTGCTGGAGATCCTTCGGGAAATGGAGAATGAGAAGAATGACAAGGACAAAAAGATCAATGAGCTGGAGAGGTGGGTGGAAAC GCAGATGAAGGACCAGTCGAAGAAGGTGGCATCTCTGAAGCACAAGGAGCAGGTGGAGAAGAGTAGGAACGCTCGACTCATGGAGGAGGCCAGAAAGAGGGAGGACAACCTGTCTGAGAACTCCCAGCAG GACACTCTGCGCCAGAAGGCAGAGCGCATAGAGGAGCTGGAAGAGGCCCTGAGGGAGAGCGTTCAGATCACCGCTGAGCGAGAGATGGTACTGGCACAGGAGGAGGCGGCCAGGTCACTCCAGGAGAAACAG atggaggagctgctgggggCCATGGAGAAGGTGAAGCAGGAGCTGGAGTCCATGAGGGCCAAGCTGGCCTCCACCCAGCAGTCTCTGTGTGAGAAAGAAGCACACCTCTCAACCTTGCGAGCTGAGCGCAGGAAACAcctggaggaggtgctggagaTGAA GCAGGAGGCGCTGTTGGCTGCTATCAGTGAGAAGGATGCAAACATCGCCCTGCTGGAGTTGTCCTCCTCTAAAAAGAAGAAGACCCAGGATGAGGTGGCTCTGCTGAAGCGGGAGAAGGACAGACTGGTGCAACAGCTCAAACAGCAG ACTCAGAACAGGATGAAACTGATGGCAGACAACTATGAGGATGACCATCTGAAGACTGCCCCTGACCACACAAATCACAAACCCTCTCCAGATCAG ATGATTCCCCCTCTTCTAGCCCTGTCCCAGAACCGCAGTAAGCTCAAGCTCTACATCGCCCACCTGACAGACCTCTGCCATGACCGGGACCCCAGCATCCTCAGCCAGCTCACGCCGCCCTCTCACTACCACCACAGCGACCCCGAAGACTGGGAGGAGGAGCTCCAGAAGATGAGTGCCGAACAG
- the LOC143321754 gene encoding ELKS/Rab6-interacting/CAST family member 1-like isoform X6: MYGSARSVGRGDANHSGGRDGGGTGNQGSGRSPRLPRSPRMGHRRTNSTGGSGGGPGGAGGKTLSMENIQSLNAAYATSGPMYLSDNEVAMAGDHLPKSGGTVTTMGRQRVTYGSRGNNSGVVAASTPNISTSVPANAVLPAGMMAGDALAFGDHHMASTVPHSLRQARDNTILDLQAQLKEVLRENEMLRREVEVKESKLSSSMNSIKTFWSPELKKERALRKDEVSKITVWKEQYRVIQDEAQHLQMTVQALQDELRIQRDLNQLLQQDPASQGRDLALTSEPTEENYRRLQAEHERQAKELFLLRKTLEEMELRIDTQKQTLGARDESIKKLLEMLQSKGPSAKASEEDQERTRRLADAEMHRHHLESLLDQRDREITALREELHRRYEGTPESTKTKALQTVIDMKDAKINSMERSLRDMEEELLMLKSNGLLSCEERQEEMKQMEVYRSHTKFMKNKMEQVKQDLSRKDTELLGLQTKLETLTNQFSDSKQHIEVLKESLTAKEQRAAILQTEVDALRLRLEEKEATLNKKSKQIQEMSEEKGTLNGEIHDLKDMLEVKERKVNVLQKKIENLQEQLRDKEKQMSSLKERVKSLQADTSNTDTALTTLEESLAEKERIIERLKEQRDRDDREKTEELDCNKKELKELKERLSLLQGDLSDRETSLLDLKEHASSLASSGLKKDSKLKSLEIALEQKKEECLKVENQLKRAQNAALEAQANTELAERIKNLEQEVARHKEDSGKAQAEVDRLLEILREMENEKNDKDKKINELERQMKDQSKKVASLKHKEQVEKSRNARLMEEARKREDNLSENSQQVKDTLRQKAERIEELEEALRESVQITAEREMVLAQEEAARSLQEKQMEELLGAMEKVKQELESMRAKLASTQQSLCEKEAHLSTLRAERRKHLEEVLEMKQEALLAAISEKDANIALLELSSSKKKKTQDEVALLKREKDRLVQQLKQQTQNRMKLMADNYEDDHLKTAPDHTNHKPSPDQMIPPLLALSQNRSKLKLYIAHLTDLCHDRDPSILSQLTPPSHYHHSDPEDWEEELQKMSAEQLERELEVCEKESGELQEYANSVLQQIADYCPDILEQVVNALEESC; this comes from the exons ATGTACGGTAGTGCCCGCTCTGTTGGCAGAGGAGATGCCAACCATagtggaggaagagatggaggtggTACTGGTAATCAGGGATCTGGCCGTTCCCCTCGCCTTCCCCGCTCTCCTCGGATGGGACACCGTCGCACCAACAGCACTGGAGGCAGTGGAGGGGgtccaggaggagcaggaggcaaGACGCTTTCCATGGAGAACATCCAGTCCCTCAATGCTGCATACGCCACCTCAGGACCAATGTACCTGAGTGACAATGAGGTTGCCATGGCAGGTGACCACCTTCCCAAAAGTGGTGGGACAGTGACGACCATGGGGAGACAGAGGGTGACATATGGGTCACGGGGCAACAACAGTGGAGTTGTGGCTGCCAGCACCCCCAACATCTCCACCTCAGTGCCTGCCAATGCTGTGCTGCCAGCCGGCATGATGGCAGGTGATGCTCTAGCTTTTGGGGACCACCACATGGCCTCCACTGTGCCCCATTCTCTGAGGCAGGCCAGAGACAACACCATACTGGACCTGCAGGCCCAATTGAAAGAG GTTCTCCGTGAGAATGAGATGCTGCGGCGAGAAGTGGAAGTTAAAGAGAGCAAGCTCAGTTCCTCTATGAATTCTATCAAGACCTTCTGGAGCCCAGAATTAAAAAAGGAGCGAGCTCTCAGGAAAGATGAGGTCTCAAAGATCACTGTCTGGAAGGAACAATACCGTGTGATTCAAGATGAAGCACAG CACCTCCAGATGACCGTTCAGGCTCTTCAGGATGAGCTGAGGATCCAGAGGGACCTGAACCAGCTGCTCCAGCAAGACCCTGCCAGCCAAGGCCGGGACCTGGCCCTAACGTCTGAACCTACGGAGGAGAACTACCGGCGGCTACAGGCCGAGCATGAGAGGCAGGCCAAAGAGCTCTTCCTCCTTAGAAAGACCctggaggagatggagctgAGGATTGACACACAGAAGCAAACCCTGGGAGCCAGAGATGAGTCCATCAAGAAACTTCTGGAGATGCTGCAGAGCAAAG GGCCATCTGCCAAGGCATCAGAGGAAGACCAGGAGCGGACCAGGAGACTGGCTGATGCAGAGATGCACAGGCATCACCTTGAGAGTTTACTggaccagagagacagagagattaCTGCATTAAGAGAG GAGCTGCACCGCCGATACGAGGGAACCCCTGAGTCAACCAAAACCAAGGCTCTACAGACTGTCATCGACATGAAG GATGCAAAAATCAATTCAATGGAGCGGAGCCTGAGAgacatggaggaggagctgctaaTGCTGAAATCCAACGGACTCCTGAGCTGCGAGGAGCGTCAGGAGGAGATGAAGCAGATGGAGGTCTACCGCAGCCACACCAAGTTCATGAAGAACAAG ATGGAGCAGGTGAAACAGGACCTCTCCAGGAAGGACACTGAGCTTCTTGGTTTGCAGACCAAGCTGGAGACGCTCACCAACCAGTTCTCAGACAGCAAGCAGCACATTGAAGTCCTCAAGGAGTCCCTCACCGCCAAGGAGCAGCGAGCTGCCATCTTACAGACAGAG GTGGACGCCTTGCGCCTGCGTTtggaagagaaagaggcaaCTCTTAACAAGAAGAGCAAGCAGATACAAGAAATGTCAGAAGAGAAGGGCACACTCAACGGGGAGATCCATGACCTCAAGGACATGCTGGAGGTTAAGGAGCGCAAAGTTAATGTGCTACAGAAGAAG aTCGAGAACTTGCAGGAACAGTTGAGGGATAAGGAGAAGCAGATGAGCAGCCTCAAGGAGAGAGTGAAGTCTCTGCAGGCTGATACTTCCAACACCGACACTGCTCTCACCACACTGGAGGAGTCTCTGGCAGAAAAG GAGCGCATCATTGAGCGTCTAAAGGAGCAGCGAGACAGAGATGATCgggagaagacagaggagctTGACTGTAACAAGAAGGAGCTGAAGGAGTTGAAGGAGAGACTGAGTTTACTTCAGGGAGACctgtcagacagagag acGTCCCTGTTGGACCTGAAGGAGCATGCATCATCCCTGGCCTCCTCGGGGTTGAAGAAGGACTCCAAACTCAAGAGTCTGGAGATCGCCTtggagcagaagaaggaggagTGCCTCAAAGTGGAGAACCAGCTTAAGCGA GCTCAAAATGCAGCCCTGGAGGCTCAGGCCAACACAGAGCTGGCCGAGCGCATTAAGAACCTTGAGCAGGAAGTGGCTCGCCACAAAGAGGACTCTGGGAAGGCCCAGGCTGAGGTGGACCGCCTGCTGGAGATCCTTCGGGAAATGGAGAATGAGAAGAATGACAAGGACAAAAAGATCAATGAGCTGGAGAG GCAGATGAAGGACCAGTCGAAGAAGGTGGCATCTCTGAAGCACAAGGAGCAGGTGGAGAAGAGTAGGAACGCTCGACTCATGGAGGAGGCCAGAAAGAGGGAGGACAACCTGTCTGAGAACTCCCAGCAGGTGAAG GACACTCTGCGCCAGAAGGCAGAGCGCATAGAGGAGCTGGAAGAGGCCCTGAGGGAGAGCGTTCAGATCACCGCTGAGCGAGAGATGGTACTGGCACAGGAGGAGGCGGCCAGGTCACTCCAGGAGAAACAG atggaggagctgctgggggCCATGGAGAAGGTGAAGCAGGAGCTGGAGTCCATGAGGGCCAAGCTGGCCTCCACCCAGCAGTCTCTGTGTGAGAAAGAAGCACACCTCTCAACCTTGCGAGCTGAGCGCAGGAAACAcctggaggaggtgctggagaTGAA GCAGGAGGCGCTGTTGGCTGCTATCAGTGAGAAGGATGCAAACATCGCCCTGCTGGAGTTGTCCTCCTCTAAAAAGAAGAAGACCCAGGATGAGGTGGCTCTGCTGAAGCGGGAGAAGGACAGACTGGTGCAACAGCTCAAACAGCAG ACTCAGAACAGGATGAAACTGATGGCAGACAACTATGAGGATGACCATCTGAAGACTGCCCCTGACCACACAAATCACAAACCCTCTCCAGATCAG ATGATTCCCCCTCTTCTAGCCCTGTCCCAGAACCGCAGTAAGCTCAAGCTCTACATCGCCCACCTGACAGACCTCTGCCATGACCGGGACCCCAGCATCCTCAGCCAGCTCACGCCGCCCTCTCACTACCACCACAGCGACCCCGAAGACTGGGAGGAGGAGCTCCAGAAGATGAGTGCCGAACAG
- the LOC143321754 gene encoding ELKS/Rab6-interacting/CAST family member 1-like isoform X2 — translation MYGSARSVGRGDANHSGGRDGGGTGNQGSGRSPRLPRSPRMGHRRTNSTGGSGGGPGGAGGKTLSMENIQSLNAAYATSGPMYLSDNEVAMAGDHLPKSGGTVTTMGRQRVTYGSRGNNSGVVAASTPNISTSVPANAVLPAGMMAGDALAFGDHHMASTVPHSLRQARDNTILDLQAQLKEVLRENEMLRREVEVKESKLSSSMNSIKTFWSPELKKERALRKDEVSKITVWKEQYRVIQDEAQHLQMTVQALQDELRIQRDLNQLLQQDPASQGRDLALTSEPTEENYRRLQAEHERQAKELFLLRKTLEEMELRIDTQKQTLGARDESIKKLLEMLQSKGPSAKASEEDQERTRRLADAEMHRHHLESLLDQRDREITALREQELHRRYEGTPESTKTKALQTVIDMKDAKINSMERSLRDMEEELLMLKSNGLLSCEERQEEMKQMEVYRSHTKFMKNKMEQVKQDLSRKDTELLGLQTKLETLTNQFSDSKQHIEVLKESLTAKEQRAAILQTEVDALRLRLEEKEATLNKKSKQIQEMSEEKGTLNGEIHDLKDMLEVKERKVNVLQKKIENLQEQLRDKEKQMSSLKERVKSLQADTSNTDTALTTLEESLAEKERIIERLKEQRDRDDREKTEELDCNKKELKELKERLSLLQGDLSDRETSLLDLKEHASSLASSGLKKDSKLKSLEIALEQKKEECLKVENQLKRAQNAALEAQANTELAERIKNLEQEVARHKEDSGKAQAEVDRLLEILREMENEKNDKDKKINELESLASRQMKDQSKKVASLKHKEQVEKSRNARLMEEARKREDNLSENSQQVKDTLRQKAERIEELEEALRESVQITAEREMVLAQEEAARSLQEKQMEELLGAMEKVKQELESMRAKLASTQQSLCEKEAHLSTLRAERRKHLEEVLEMKQEALLAAISEKDANIALLELSSSKKKKTQDEVALLKREKDRLVQQLKQQTQNRMKLMADNYEDDHLKTAPDHTNHKPSPDQMIPPLLALSQNRSKLKLYIAHLTDLCHDRDPSILSQLTPPSHYHHSDPEDWEEELQKMSAEQLERELEVCEKESGELQEYANSVLQQIADYCPDILEQVVNALEESC, via the exons ATGTACGGTAGTGCCCGCTCTGTTGGCAGAGGAGATGCCAACCATagtggaggaagagatggaggtggTACTGGTAATCAGGGATCTGGCCGTTCCCCTCGCCTTCCCCGCTCTCCTCGGATGGGACACCGTCGCACCAACAGCACTGGAGGCAGTGGAGGGGgtccaggaggagcaggaggcaaGACGCTTTCCATGGAGAACATCCAGTCCCTCAATGCTGCATACGCCACCTCAGGACCAATGTACCTGAGTGACAATGAGGTTGCCATGGCAGGTGACCACCTTCCCAAAAGTGGTGGGACAGTGACGACCATGGGGAGACAGAGGGTGACATATGGGTCACGGGGCAACAACAGTGGAGTTGTGGCTGCCAGCACCCCCAACATCTCCACCTCAGTGCCTGCCAATGCTGTGCTGCCAGCCGGCATGATGGCAGGTGATGCTCTAGCTTTTGGGGACCACCACATGGCCTCCACTGTGCCCCATTCTCTGAGGCAGGCCAGAGACAACACCATACTGGACCTGCAGGCCCAATTGAAAGAG GTTCTCCGTGAGAATGAGATGCTGCGGCGAGAAGTGGAAGTTAAAGAGAGCAAGCTCAGTTCCTCTATGAATTCTATCAAGACCTTCTGGAGCCCAGAATTAAAAAAGGAGCGAGCTCTCAGGAAAGATGAGGTCTCAAAGATCACTGTCTGGAAGGAACAATACCGTGTGATTCAAGATGAAGCACAG CACCTCCAGATGACCGTTCAGGCTCTTCAGGATGAGCTGAGGATCCAGAGGGACCTGAACCAGCTGCTCCAGCAAGACCCTGCCAGCCAAGGCCGGGACCTGGCCCTAACGTCTGAACCTACGGAGGAGAACTACCGGCGGCTACAGGCCGAGCATGAGAGGCAGGCCAAAGAGCTCTTCCTCCTTAGAAAGACCctggaggagatggagctgAGGATTGACACACAGAAGCAAACCCTGGGAGCCAGAGATGAGTCCATCAAGAAACTTCTGGAGATGCTGCAGAGCAAAG GGCCATCTGCCAAGGCATCAGAGGAAGACCAGGAGCGGACCAGGAGACTGGCTGATGCAGAGATGCACAGGCATCACCTTGAGAGTTTACTggaccagagagacagagagattaCTGCATTAAGAGAG CAGGAGCTGCACCGCCGATACGAGGGAACCCCTGAGTCAACCAAAACCAAGGCTCTACAGACTGTCATCGACATGAAG GATGCAAAAATCAATTCAATGGAGCGGAGCCTGAGAgacatggaggaggagctgctaaTGCTGAAATCCAACGGACTCCTGAGCTGCGAGGAGCGTCAGGAGGAGATGAAGCAGATGGAGGTCTACCGCAGCCACACCAAGTTCATGAAGAACAAG ATGGAGCAGGTGAAACAGGACCTCTCCAGGAAGGACACTGAGCTTCTTGGTTTGCAGACCAAGCTGGAGACGCTCACCAACCAGTTCTCAGACAGCAAGCAGCACATTGAAGTCCTCAAGGAGTCCCTCACCGCCAAGGAGCAGCGAGCTGCCATCTTACAGACAGAG GTGGACGCCTTGCGCCTGCGTTtggaagagaaagaggcaaCTCTTAACAAGAAGAGCAAGCAGATACAAGAAATGTCAGAAGAGAAGGGCACACTCAACGGGGAGATCCATGACCTCAAGGACATGCTGGAGGTTAAGGAGCGCAAAGTTAATGTGCTACAGAAGAAG aTCGAGAACTTGCAGGAACAGTTGAGGGATAAGGAGAAGCAGATGAGCAGCCTCAAGGAGAGAGTGAAGTCTCTGCAGGCTGATACTTCCAACACCGACACTGCTCTCACCACACTGGAGGAGTCTCTGGCAGAAAAG GAGCGCATCATTGAGCGTCTAAAGGAGCAGCGAGACAGAGATGATCgggagaagacagaggagctTGACTGTAACAAGAAGGAGCTGAAGGAGTTGAAGGAGAGACTGAGTTTACTTCAGGGAGACctgtcagacagagag acGTCCCTGTTGGACCTGAAGGAGCATGCATCATCCCTGGCCTCCTCGGGGTTGAAGAAGGACTCCAAACTCAAGAGTCTGGAGATCGCCTtggagcagaagaaggaggagTGCCTCAAAGTGGAGAACCAGCTTAAGCGA GCTCAAAATGCAGCCCTGGAGGCTCAGGCCAACACAGAGCTGGCCGAGCGCATTAAGAACCTTGAGCAGGAAGTGGCTCGCCACAAAGAGGACTCTGGGAAGGCCCAGGCTGAGGTGGACCGCCTGCTGGAGATCCTTCGGGAAATGGAGAATGAGAAGAATGACAAGGACAAAAAGATCAATGAGCTGGAGAG TTTGGCCTCAAG GCAGATGAAGGACCAGTCGAAGAAGGTGGCATCTCTGAAGCACAAGGAGCAGGTGGAGAAGAGTAGGAACGCTCGACTCATGGAGGAGGCCAGAAAGAGGGAGGACAACCTGTCTGAGAACTCCCAGCAGGTGAAG GACACTCTGCGCCAGAAGGCAGAGCGCATAGAGGAGCTGGAAGAGGCCCTGAGGGAGAGCGTTCAGATCACCGCTGAGCGAGAGATGGTACTGGCACAGGAGGAGGCGGCCAGGTCACTCCAGGAGAAACAG atggaggagctgctgggggCCATGGAGAAGGTGAAGCAGGAGCTGGAGTCCATGAGGGCCAAGCTGGCCTCCACCCAGCAGTCTCTGTGTGAGAAAGAAGCACACCTCTCAACCTTGCGAGCTGAGCGCAGGAAACAcctggaggaggtgctggagaTGAA GCAGGAGGCGCTGTTGGCTGCTATCAGTGAGAAGGATGCAAACATCGCCCTGCTGGAGTTGTCCTCCTCTAAAAAGAAGAAGACCCAGGATGAGGTGGCTCTGCTGAAGCGGGAGAAGGACAGACTGGTGCAACAGCTCAAACAGCAG ACTCAGAACAGGATGAAACTGATGGCAGACAACTATGAGGATGACCATCTGAAGACTGCCCCTGACCACACAAATCACAAACCCTCTCCAGATCAG ATGATTCCCCCTCTTCTAGCCCTGTCCCAGAACCGCAGTAAGCTCAAGCTCTACATCGCCCACCTGACAGACCTCTGCCATGACCGGGACCCCAGCATCCTCAGCCAGCTCACGCCGCCCTCTCACTACCACCACAGCGACCCCGAAGACTGGGAGGAGGAGCTCCAGAAGATGAGTGCCGAACAG